In Oncorhynchus gorbuscha isolate QuinsamMale2020 ecotype Even-year linkage group LG03, OgorEven_v1.0, whole genome shotgun sequence, the DNA window gaggagaggagaggaggggtaatAGTGTTGCGATTTATATATTATGCCACCATTAGATTATCTGTTTTCTTTTTTTGCCATATTCTCAGCTTTCTTCAGTAGACATCAGTAAAGACATCTCACAGTCTCTTTGACGCAGTCTCTTTGACATCACAGGGCTCCTGTAAGACATGAACTACAGAATATAGATTCGACATGAACTACAGAATATAGATTCCACAATGTCTGAGAATCAGTGATTCTTTTAACCACAATGGAAACACAACccaccacatttacatttacatttaagtcatttagcagacgctcaccACAGCAGTGCAATGTCATGTACGGTTATGTTTTCACATCAAATATTCGCTTTCCAAGGCAAATGTTTGAGTGAGTCACACTGGACTTGTGTTTAAAACAATATCTGTAACTGGAGTGGTACTGCACTAATAAAAGGCGTTGTATAATTCAGTAAGAGGTTTTCAAATTACACAGAATAGAGGATACATTTTAGGACTTTAaccagtgtgtgtggtattgAATTTCTGGTGTAATGTCTACTGTATGTAAACTGTCTTCTGTTTGTCTGATCAAAAGTAAGGTAAAGCACCCTATTTTATGCTTTGACTTCAATAAAAGCATGACTCAATCGAGTCACAGTGACAGACGTGGGCGGGTGGGGGGTCAATTCTGTCAAAACAATTGGGGAACACTTTGTAAAGATTTTGAGGGTAATTATTTGAACAAATGGGTTTGCTTTGTTAGAATGTAATTGTGAGCAGTTGTTTAGGGATTTTGTTGGTCTGTATGTTTGAGTAGGTCACACTATTTAAAATGCATTTCATTCAGAACAAACAGCTTGCGCTTCAAAATCAATTAAGCAGATTTTCCTCCCAACTTTTGTAAGCATCTgggcactgtttgtttgtttgtttgtgtgtttgtttgtgtgtttttgtaccTTTTTGAAGTACACCTATTTTAATCTACGAAAGTATTGTGTTGTTGCATTTTTGAGTAACATCCAATCccacatatatatttttgttgttgttgtagagtCAATGAGATTATACCTCATGTTTGGGGGAGAGAGGAAAATGTAGCGTATTTTAATTGAGAGCACTCTGAGATTGTGTCTAAATCATTAGAGATTGTGTCTAAATCATTATTCCTAGCTTTAATTTCCCTATTGTCCCAAAAGGTTGTCTTCGCTTCAAAAGATGATTGATAAAtaagttgaaaaatatatttgagataaGGTACTCTTGCCAGTTTCCTGGTAATGTAAAAGAGGACTCAGATCTATTTCCTTAGTGTTTCAACTCCCCGCTATGGACCATGAACTTATATCATGGTCATAACTATATAAGACTCCCTACCAGTTTCCTTACTCTCAATGACATTATTTTGTAAAACATCAAATGTTTCTGTAACATATTTTCATTACAATAATACACTAAAGAGGCCCACAATCAGAAGTGACTTTAGTTTGACCAAGCAGccaacatgtatttatttttaaaagcTCTTAGATGTAATGTCCCCTGTTTAGGGGACCTGCGTGGTTCTGGTACCGGTTTCGACCGCCATTTTCACTTATAAATCAATCTGTGGACACCATAGATTGAAATGGCTTGCATTGAGAGATAGCCCTGGTTCCCACGGATACCATATTATATTTTCTGAGTGTGTGTGACGAAGGATGTGAAATCTGAAACCACTTGAATCTGGGATGCCCTCCTTCCATTTAATGCGCTCTCCCGAACTGTCCATCAAATCCTGGCTGAACATTATGTCAAAACAACTGACAAAGCACATGCCTGCAATCCGTACATCATAGCGCACCAGGAGAGTGGTTTCATCACTGTAGCATATTCAGAGATCGATTTATAGCCATTCATCTAAAATCATTCATGTATTTTAAAGAAAAAAACACTTTCTCTTTGTCATAGACAAATACTAATATGAGAAGAAATATTAACAAGTTCAGGAAGCAAAGCTAGAGCTCTGTGAGATGTTCACTGTGATGAGTGCAGATGTTTTGATCAAGAGAGACCTATAGAAAGTTGCACATTTTTCTAACACTAAACATACAATAGTACACTAGATTACCAAAAACATGTGGagacctgctcgtcgaacatctatTTTCAAAATCATGGTCATTtgtatggagttggtcccccctttgctgctatgacagcctccactcttctcggaaggcattccactagatgtGGGAACATTTCTattgggacttgcttccatttagcaacaacagcattagtgaggtcaggcactgatgttgggcgattaggcctggctctgaGTTGTCGTTACAATTCATTcaatgggtttgaggtcaggcctctgtgcaggccagtcaagttcttccacaccaccgatcttgacaaaacatttctgtatggaactcactttgtgcactggggcattgaCATGCTGagacaggaaaaggccttccccaacatcggaagcacagaatcatctagagtgtcattgtatgctgtagagttaagattttccttcactggaactaaggggcctagactgaaccatgaaaaacagccccataccattattcctcctccaccaaactttacagttggcactatgcattgaggaaggtagcattctcctgtcttccaccaaacccagattcgcttgctggactgccagatggtgaagcataattcatcactccagagaatgcgtttcaactgctccagagtccaatggaggtgagctttacaccacaccagtcaatgcttggcattgcacatggtgatttaggcttgtgtgcggcttcttggccatggaaacccatttcatgaagctcctgacgaacagttcttgtgctgatgttgcttccagaggcagtttggaagagGCACTCAGTAccgagtgttgcaaccgaggacagacaatttttacactCTTCAGCGCTTCATGGTCCCGTtcggtgagcttgtgtggcctaccacttcgccagccattgttgctccaagacgtttccacttcacaataacagtgcTTACAGTTGACTAGtgtagctctagcagggcagaaatttgaccaactgactttttggaaaggtgACATCATATGACAGTGCCACAATGAAAGTCACTGAGCGTTTCAGTATAGGCCATTCTACCGAcggtgtttgtctatggagattgcatggctgtgtgcacgattttatacacctgtcagcaacgggtgtggctgaaatagccaaatccactcatttgatgGGATgtctttgtatatatagtgtatactaatgttttatttttttgttaattGAAATACAATACAAATATTACAGAGTATTTTATGTAGATAAAAAAAGacaaatcaattttaatcccagtttgtaatgcaacaaaatgtggaaaaagtcttgAATATTTTCTGTAGGCATtccattactttttccacattttgttatgttacagccttattctaaaattgattaaatacatgttttccttatcaatctacacacaatatcccataatgacaaagtgaaaacaggttttcagaaatgtttgcaaattaaagcagaaataccttatctacataagtattcagaccctatgctatgagacttgaaattgaactcaggtgcatcctgtttccattgatcatccttgagatgacttgattggagtctacctttggtaaattcaattgattggacatgatttggaaaggtacacacctgtctatatgaggtcccacagttgattgtgcatgtcagagcaaaaaccaagctatgaggttgacggaattgtctgtagagctccgacacaggattgtgtcgaggcacagatctggggaagggtaccaacaaattcatgcagcattgaaggtccccaagaacatagtgacatccatcattgttaaatggaagaaatGTGGAGCCCCCAAGACTCATCCTCTTCcagactgagcaatcgggggagaagggccttggtcagggaggtgaccaagaacctgatgatcactctgacagagcttcagagttactgtaagtcgctctggataagagcgtctgctaaatgacttaaatgtaaatgtagagatggaagaaccttccagaaggacaaccatctctgtagcattccaccaatcaggtctttatggtagagtggccagacggaagccactcctcagtaaaaggcacatgacagcccgcttggagtttgccaaaaggcacctaaaggactctcagtccATGAGAAACAACTTCTctagtcagatgaaaccaagattgaactatttggcctgaatgccaagcatcacgtctggaggaaacctgggacCATTCCTACTGTGAatcatggtggttgcagcatcatgctgttgggatgtttttcagctgcagggactgggagactagccaggatcgagggaaagatgaaagcagcaaagtacagacagatcctttatgaaaaccttcattttcaatacattcaggacttaatccattttagaataaggctgtaacataacaaaatgtggaaaaagacaagggatctgaatactttccatttGCACTCTATATGTTATTTCCTTCACGGGGCACATACTTGCACAAGACtaatgatctacagtatataTTGTTGTTTTCATCCTTCTGGTCTCATGACATCAGACCCACGTGAAGCCCCTTGCTCATATATGTCTATTTTATCAAAATCGGGGGATAGCTTTGACCGGGACCTGGACACAGGTCCAAGCAactgtcaagccaacaccttaACTGTTATGCCACAAGGTTCAAACCTCTTGAAGAGGTTGCTAGGCAGGTAACAACAATATAATTGTAAACGAGCCTATAGGGTGTTTTGCATCTGCAGTCGTCCTGTTTAGGTCCAATCTAGACACATTGGGAACAGTATTTTTAAACCCCACCTGTCCTGTCCCACAGCTTGACAGATCTCCCCCATGACAGGGCAGGGTATGAATACCAGGACCTATTTTAGATCAGGGCTGTGAACTGGGACTGGGCTCTTCTCAGGCCTAGCTGGCTTTCACATTGGTAAATTGGAGAGTACATTTCACAGTTCACATCTCCAATTCACAATGAATGTAGATAACATAGAATGTAATATTATGCATGTATTATTTGTTTGCATCCTGAAGGTGAGAAAATGCAGAGTCTAGGTCTACCCTCTATGCAGTTATGGCTGTGATTTTCTGAGTGTGTTGTTTTAATACTACCTTCATGATATTTTGTAGCGTTCAGGAAAGTATTGATCTGTTGGGGTATGTATTGGGAATTGTTGCCCATTCATGTTCACAGAAGGAAATGGACATGTATTTATTGCACAACACTGCCCTCTAGACATGAAAGTGGTTAGGTAGCAAAGCAAACTAACAAACACAAGCACCACTCTTTTAAAGAAAAGGTCTCATGACAAAGTTCAATACTGAAATGATTTAAACTTTAAATTCTTTACGTTAGTAGTTAAAACAAATCATTTCTAGATTATTATGAATCCATAATAGACAGTAGCGCTGAGGGAGGaaagctcataataatgtctggaatggagtcaaaggAATGGTATCAAGcacgtggtttccatgtggttgacaccattccatccattattatgagctgtcctcccctcagcagcctccactgataaaCATTATTTGAAATTTTGTGACTGTTAACAGTGTTCCTAGAAACCAATGAATTTGTCTAAGCCACCTATATAAGAATACACATAAGGGAGAGGATTATAAACTAATGGTATGAACACCTCTAAAGGGGAACCTGAAAATTATGACAAGTAAACATGTAGTTTTCCATACAATGTACATTTCTTGTCAAAATTAAAGTGCTTTTTGACTGAGGTTAGGAGTGTAGTGGATGGAAATAATAGAAAATGTGGATCTATGAAAAGGGAGAATGAAAAGATAAAGGTGGATATATGGAAAAGAGAAATGAAAGAAGAGGGTGATAAAGAGtttgaaagacagaggaagaaagacagCCATTTCTAATACTCTTCCCCGTCCTCATCTCCTTCACCGCTGTCACGTCCCACCTCTTCATAATCCTTCTCCAGGGCTGCCATGTCCTCTCTGGCCTCAGCAAACTCTCCCTCCTCCATACCCTCACCTACGTACCAGTGCACAAAGGCACGTTTGGCGTACATCAGGTCAAACTTGTGGTCAAGCCGAGCCCAGGCCTCTGCCACAGCAGTGGTGTTGCTCAGCATGCACACAGCCCTCTGGACTTTGGCCAGGTCTCCACCAGGGACCACAGTGGGAGGCTGATAGTTGATGCCAATCTTGAAACCAGTTGGACACCAGTCAACAAACTGAATGGAACGTTTAGTCTTGATTGTTGCAATGGCAGCATTGACATCTTTGGGCACCACGTCACCACGGTATAGAAGGCAGCATGACATGTACTTGCCGTGACGAGGGTCACATTTCACCATCTGGTTGGCTGGTTCAAAGCAGGCATTGGTGATCTCAGAGACAGTTAACTGCTCATGGTAAGCCTTCTCTGCAGAAATAACTGGGGCATAGGTGGCCAGAGGGAAATGGATACGGGGGTAGGGCACCAAGTTggtctggaactctgtcagatcAACATTGAGGGCACCATCAAATCGAAGGGAAGCCGTGATGGAGGAAACGATCTGGCTAATGAGCCTGTTGAGGTTGGTGTAAGTAGGACGCTCAATGTCGAGGTTCCTACGGCAGATGTCATAGATAGCCTCATTATCCACCATGAAGGCACAGTCAGAGTGCTCTAGGGTGGTGTGGGTGGTCAGGATGGAGTTGTAGGGCTCTACCACAGCTGTGGACACCTGGGGAGCTGGGTAGATGGAGAACTCCAGCTTGGACTTCTTGCCGTAGTCAACAGACAGGCGCTCCATCAGCAGGGAGGTGAAACCAGAGCCGGTCCCACCTCCAAAGCTGTGGAAAACCAGGAAGCCCTGAAGGCCTGTGCACTGGTcagcctgaggagagagagaaacacatcaATGGAAGGACATGTAGTTGATAACATATTTTACTGATATTTTCATTAATCAAACCAACCAGTTTGCGGATCCTGTCCAGCACCAGGTCGATGATCTCTTTGCCAATAGTGTAGTGTCCACGAGCATAGTTGTTGGCAGCATCCTCTTTGCCAGTGATGAGCTGTTCAGGATGGAATAACTGGCGATAGGTCCCAGTTCGCACCTCATCTGAGGAGAGAAAATGAGCAGCTCATGGAGGAGCTCAATACCACAAAAGCAAAAAATCACATCTAACAAACACCTTTGACTCAATGTAGGAAACATAAAGCTTACCAATAACTGTGGGCTCCAGGTCCACAAACACAGCCCTGGGGACATGCTTTCCAGCCCCAGTCTCACTGAAGAAGGTGTTGAAGGAGTCGTCTCCTCCTCCAATGGTTTTGTCACTGGGCATCTGTCCGTCTGGCTGGATCCCATGCTCCAGGCAGTAGAGCTCCCAGCAGGCATTTCCAATCTGGACTCCAGCCTGACCCACGTGGACGGAGATGCACTCTCGCTGTGGAAAGAGAGTTGTTTACGACTTTCTCAAACCAATAACTACTTTTTATTTGAAAATCGATCAAATATGAACTATACACATAAGTTCAGTTATAGTCAAAAGTTCTACTGTACAATCTTCTGAAAGAActactgggcacagatgtcaattcaacaccTATCCCaagttggttcaacgtaattacattgaaatgatgtggaaacaacgttgattcaaccagtgtgtgcccagtgggcaaACTGTTATATCTGAGTACATCTTTGGGCACAATAGACaattgtaccaaaacattcatcTAAAACTGGAATAGAAACGACAATATTTAATTTGTTCAAAAATGCCAATAGGATTGTTTGTTCTACATTATTCTTAGCAACTctgtaggggaggagagggaggagaggtgtgggcACAGGGCATGACAGAAAATGCTTTCATTGTAGAAGAAGATAGGCTACCGGCTTAAACCAGAACACATGGGGACGCATCACCTGACTGAAGAAACAAGTGATCAGCTGttgaacagacaaacagacagtgtTTTTGAAGCCAAATGTCCGACATAGTTTACTGTGGGTGGTTCATTTGACAAATCATTCCCATCTGACCAACACAATGCATTTTACTTCAAATGTATTTAGTAGACCTTTAATGCTAACCAAATCTATTTTAATATGCAATGTTAAATCAAGGTATTTAATATTGCATTAAAAAATGTAATAGCATATCAGCCAAGCAGTTTGAACTTTAATATCATCAGAAATTCAAAATATCTCATGAAATATTTGAGTTCTAAATACATTTTACAGGATAGACTTGCCTACTCATTACGTATAGCCGAGTTCATAAACGAGGCAATTATTTGAATATATTATGAGTGTCAATGACCGAGTTTACATTTACCTCTACAATAAGTCCTCTTGCCTGGGTCACTTCTAATGCAGACAATCCAGACatcaaagcagagagagatgtcaCTGATAAATATGCCTCTAAGCAGAGACATCCATTTTGACATCAAGTTTTGTTAGAGTAGTTGACTGTAATTATCAACATAATTGTGACTGTTTATCATTTTGTTTTTGGTTAGGCTACAAAACTAAATCTGTGTAAGAGTATGACTTTAAAAATCATTTTAGTCGAATTGATGAAGTGTGTTGAAGAAATAAAATAGAAACAGCCTTCATCCGAACACTGAGACAAAATGAATGAAAGCAACAATAATAGTATTTGTTTTATACTCACCATGTTTAAGCTGAGAAGATTCAAGATTTGGTGCGGAGAAAATGAATCTTCTTTTAGTTCAACACTTACAGGCAGACCTTTAGGAGTCTGTTGTAAGAAGTCAGTGTGATACCAAATTCGGTGGGTGGGGCCATTTATAGTTCCACGATACAGTGGACAGACAGGCTTTGTCGAAACTGATTGGAAGATCTTATGATATGCCTGGTCCCAATTGGCTATCAGAGTAGAATACTACATAGTATCTCATAGGCATGTTGAAACTCTGCATGAGGGTTTTTCTCTGATATAAGTGTAAGCATCTTCAGAGCCTACTTGTGCAAGTTGAAGTAACACTGTATAACTGCAGTTATATGTCCAAAATATTCCCATTCACTGTAGTATGCTgtatccagtgattttgcagttCAACTGCACTACTACAATTTCAGAATTCATATGTCACCAAATTATTAAGATTTTACTACATTGTAACTGCAGTATATTTTTTagttgctcttatccagagcagctTAATTAAAGGAAcaactagggttaagtgccttgctcaagggcacaatgatacatttttcacctagtcagctctaggattcaaaccagcaatctTTCACTTAGTGGCCCAACGCTCATTTAACCGCTAGGCGATCTGCCTCCAAGGTGGCAGGTCTATTGGTTAGAATTGGACAGAAACCCCCGAGCTTCAAAtctcttctgcccctgaacttaacccactgttcccaggccataaaaataagaatatgttcttaactgacttgcctggttaaataaaggtcaaattaaaattttaaaaaataatgcAGATTCCTCTACTTCCGGTAAATATGTTGGTTCTGAAAACATAGATAAATAATTCATGAAATAGTATGCAACAAAACATATACATGGGAGACAATTTCAACACATTTTATTGGTGAATCTTCAATGAGACACTCGTTTTTTCCCCTGTGACTGTCACTATGTGTTTCAAACCTAAAAAAGCAACAATAAAATATGAAACCGTAAAAATAAATGCATTGCTTTTTTTATTGTGCTTTTATAAGATATGGGAGCCAGGGGCATCCTTGCATGAACACTCAGtattcctctccatcctcctgtccATCACCCTCTCCAGAGTCAACCCCTACCTCTTCATAATCCTTCTCCAGGGCTGCCATGTCCTCTCTGGCCTCAGAAACTCTCCCTCCTCCATACCCTCACCCACATACCAGTGCACAAAGGCATGTTTGGCGTACATCAGATCAAACTTGTGGTCAAGCCGAGCCAAGGCCTCTGCCACAGAAGTGGTGTTGCTCAGCATGCACACAGCCCTCTAGACTTTGGCCAGGTCTCCACCAGGGACCACAGTGGGAGGCTGATAGTTGATGCCAACCTTGAAACCAGTTGGGCACCAGTCCACAAACTGAATGGAAAGTTTGGTTTTGATTGTTGCAATAGCCACATTGACATCTTTGGGCACCACATCGCCACGGTACAGAAGGCAACAAGCCATGTACTTGCTGTGGCGATGGTCACATTTCACCATCTGATTAGCCGGCTCAAAGCAGGCATTGGTGATTTCTGCCACAGATAGCTGCTCATGGTAAGCCTTCTCTGCAGAAATAACTGGGGCATAGGTGGCCAGAGGGAAATGGATACGGGGGTAGGGCACCAAGTTggtctggaactctgtcagatcAACATTGAGGGAACCATCAAATCGAAGGGAAGCAGTGATGGAGGAAACGATCTGGCTAATGAGCCTGTTGAGGTTGGTGTAAGTAGGACGCTCAATGTCGAGGTTCCTACGGCAGATGTCATAGATAGCCTCATTATCCACCATGAAGGCACAGTCAGAGTGCTCTAGGGTGGTGTGGGTGGTCAGGGTGGAGTTGTAGGGCTCCACCACAGCTGTGGACACCTGGGGAGCTGGGTAGATGGAGAACTCCAGCTTAGACTTCTTGCCGTAGTCAACAGACAGGCGCTCCATCAGCAGGGATGTGAAACCAGAGCCGGAGCCACCTCCAAAGCTGTGGAAAACCAGGAAGCCCTGAAGGCCTGTGCACTGGTCAGcctgaggagaaagagaaacCCATTTAAAAAAAGgataacacaatacattatttattcattttgttaatttaaaaaatgctgtAATTCACTTGTTCATTAAACTCACCAGTTTGCGGATCCTGTCCAGCACCAGGTCGATGATCTCTTTGCCAATAGTGTAGTGTCCACGAGCGTAGTTGTTGGCAGCATCCTCTTTGCCAGTGATGAGCTGTTCAGGATGGAATAACTAGCGGTAGGTTCCAGTGCGCACTTCATCTGAGGAGAGAAGAACAGCAGCTCGTGAGAAGCAGAACACTCAGAGAAAGTGGTGTTCTAAAAGAGTTATTCTACTGGGatgagggttctacatggaacctttTTCATCTGAGGAGAGCAGCAGATAATAAGGGGATAAATGGCAAGAAAGCAATAAATACTTTCTACCACACCGCTTTGACTCAATTCCTATTCAATAAGAAACAGAAATCTTACCGATGACTGTGGGCTCTAGGTCCACAAACACAGCCCAGGGGACATGCTTTCCAGCCCCAGTCTCACTGAAGAAGGTGTTGACGGAGTCGTCTCCTCCGCCGATGGTCTTGTCACTGGGCATCTGTCCGTCTGGCTGGATCCCATGCTCCAGGCAGTAGAGCTCCCAGCAGGCATTGCCAATCTGGACTCCAGCCTGACCCACATGGACAGAGATACACTCACGCTGTGGAGAAAACATAGGCCTGTTTAGTCTGGACAACTTTTCTATACATTCAGAACATCTTGAAAATAAATCACGGTGAGGTGTAATGTTCTCAAAAGAAGTTGTAAGAGAGTTAAGTATGTTTTCATGTAGGTTTGTTTTGAAAGAAAGGCAATGCCTTAGGAATTGTTCTGTGCTAGGCATTCATGTATCAGTGTAGACTTTATATGGTACTTACGTTCTAACAGCCTTCACAGTATCAGAATCTCTCAAATAATAAGAATAGCTCTATAATAATATGCTACATTATCCAGAATAATTTCTCTCCTGGGGGGTATTCTGATCCTCCATCACCGGCAACATACATTTTTGATGACTATGAAGCATGCTGACAGTGCATTTCAGCAAACGAGGATAATGTTTCTTTGGGCGTAAAGGCATTCGATAAGAACACTGTGCATCCTCCATTTCGATCTATTAAGATAAATTATCCCACTGCAGTCGGGGATGAGAAAGGAAGCGGTGAACATATCGAAGACCGTGCTATTTCATTTACATAAACACCGGGACAAAACGGAACCGGTTGGCACCGTAGAGATACATAAAATTGTTCTAGCCTATTTCATTTTATTGTTGGTACCCCTAGTGGTTGGCACATTCTACGGAATTCCGTTCACATCACAACCTTCCTAACCCCCGTTTTGTCTGTGACATTACGCCATTATACTAACATGCGCTCGAATCTGGTATTTCATGttattgtaatgacctgactagatcataaatgaacaattgtccagacagaggcttgagtttgcgaattgacggtttattaaaccaactttacacaggctactgtttgggccgtagcacacgccaaatagatgacagataacccacaagccaatcgtgaccttctcttgtgaagcccagacgtaagagagagagaacaaaggctgaacctggtcttaacttccaatgctccacccccctgcccagcccccctccacgccactccgccaaccaccaggatgcccggcatcagaacattccaggcattcccgtgattggcagatagcaggttgattgacatgtcggaccccgcgaacaccgggtactggtcagtacaacacaaccaccttctagcctaacacataacacacagctgtctgtgcgggtcgctacattATATTAAGCACAGACATAATTTGAGCAGAACAGAAGTCTGCCTTGGATATCTATTTAATACTAATACTATAATTAAAATTTCCTATAGAATCAAATGAAACActtaacaaatatatatatatataataacaataatagctGTTTATGCATAAACGGTTCTAAATCAGGTTCTTATTAAAGAGTTTGATATAAATGTCACATTTTTCAAATATATAATTTTAAATGATTCAGTAATTAAATGTAAATACAATCAAAACAATCTTACcatatttattttttgttcagcTCCTCGATAGGGCTTACAATATGACTGCAAGGGAGTCGATGTACAGTGCGTGTGCTTGGCCGGTGAGCGCGTTCCTGTAAGACGTAGAGTCGCAAGCTAGCGCGAGGACGCGCTCTTTGAAAGGAGGGAgcattgtaacgaccctgggtttataagcgcggaaaaCGACCCTACCGCACGAGTacgcttttgcggcacagtcgatagcgcgccggacctcgggctagaaggtggagggttcgagacctgctccctgcctgtttcattacaatatgtTCCAGACTGGACCAATTTAACGTGAGTT includes these proteins:
- the LOC124032220 gene encoding tubulin alpha-1C chain — translated: MRECISVHVGQAGVQIGNACWELYCLEHGIQPDGQMPSDKTIGGGDDSFNTFFSETGAGKHVPRAVFVDLEPTVIDEVRTGTYRQLFHPEQLITGKEDAANNYARGHYTIGKEIIDLVLDRIRKLADQCTGLQGFLVFHSFGGGTGSGFTSLLMERLSVDYGKKSKLEFSIYPAPQVSTAVVEPYNSILTTHTTLEHSDCAFMVDNEAIYDICRRNLDIERPTYTNLNRLISQIVSSITASLRFDGALNVDLTEFQTNLVPYPRIHFPLATYAPVISAEKAYHEQLTVSEITNACFEPANQMVKCDPRHGKYMSCCLLYRGDVVPKDVNAAIATIKTKRSIQFVDWCPTGFKIGINYQPPTVVPGGDLAKVQRAVCMLSNTTAVAEAWARLDHKFDLMYAKRAFVHWYVGEGMEEGEFAEAREDMAALEKDYEEVGRDSGEGDEDGEEY